The Vicia villosa cultivar HV-30 ecotype Madison, WI linkage group LG1, Vvil1.0, whole genome shotgun sequence genome includes a region encoding these proteins:
- the LOC131595369 gene encoding uncharacterized protein LOC131595369, giving the protein MAPPQYIINAHIFGETYDNEEVGFLFRNTEVKRFCLSRKANFSYFKGRLETKLAMGGVSQIFYQYRFLRGDNPVKFIQVEIKDDEDMQNMFANHEYSGYECIELYVTLPEVQTTQMVESQVIDALGDEQAEVDVVDEEEEAPEIEVDNLVNEESEDEPEVVVPRDQVHMPPVHMRNLNFDGDDEPSTDIFYDPYTQTDQRLKVGDRFRSKEACIMAIKRFHMANNVDFRVDRANVERYKIYCSNTDCGFRLHASYRKRSDSWVIGYISQDHTCINTNVSQDHRKLSYDIICQEILPLVEKDPSLKVKTIISHIVATYNYTPSYRKAWLAKTKAIEVVYGNWEDSYKRLPHFLYALQIYAPGTVTILETLPAQSPDGTSLQGNVFMLGWRIE; this is encoded by the coding sequence ATGGCCCCTCCACAATACATTATCAACGCTCATATTTTTGGCGAGACCTATGACAACGAAGAAGTTGGTTTTCTGTTTAGAAACACTGAGGTTAAACGATTTTGTTTAAGCAGAAAAGCAAATTTCAGTTACTTCAAAGGGAGATTAGAGACGAAGCTTGCAATGGGTGGTGTATCCCAGATTTTTTACCAATATCGATTTCTTCGTGGGGACAACCCGGTCAAGTTTATCCAAGTTGAGATCAAAGACGATGAAGACATGCAGAATATGTTTGCCAATCATGAGTATTCTGGTTACGAATGCATAGAACTATACGTTACTCTACCAGAAGTTCAAACCACACAAATGGTTGAGTCACAAGTCATTGATGCACTTGGAGACGAGCAAGCAGAGGTCGACGttgtagatgaagaagaagaagcaccggaAATAGAAGTTGATAACCTGGTAAACGAGGAAAGTGAAGATGAACCGGAAGTTGTTGTACCACGAGATCAAGTGCATATGCCTCCAGTGCACATGAGGAACCTGAATTTTGATGGGGATGACGAACCATCGACTGATATTTTCTATGATCCATACACCCAAACAGATCAACGGTTAAAAGTAGGAGACAGATTtcgttctaaggaggcatgtatcATGGCCATAAAAAGATTTCATATGGCAAACAATGTTGATTTTAGAGTTGATCGCGCCAATGTCGAAAGGTACAAAATTTACTGTAGTAACACTGattgtggattcaggttgcatgcatcatacaggaAGAGAAGTGACTCATGGGTTATAGGATATATTTCCCAAGATCACACATGTATTAACACAAATGTTTCACAAGATCACCGTAAGCTCAGTTATGACATCATTTGTCAAGAAATCTTGCCTCTAGTTGAAAAAGATCCATCGTTAAAGGTGAAAACGATAATCTCTCATATTGTTGCAACGTACAACTACACTCCGTCTTATAGAAAGGCGTGGCTGGCGAAGACCAAGGCGATCGAAGTTGTGTATGGAAATTGGGAGGATTCGTATAAACGACTCCCACATTTCTTATATGCGCTTCAAATTTATGCTCCTGGAACTGTTACTATTTTAGAGACCCTTCCGGCGCAATCTCCAGACGGAACATCACTTCAAGGAAAT